Proteins from a single region of Catenulispora acidiphila DSM 44928:
- a CDS encoding amino acid permease yields the protein MKQQLNVPPPAQRTDATGTTHADATGATHTDRTGPATDSTAEEVGALAVLGYRQELRRGVGTFSSFAAGFSFVSILTTVFQLFGLGFGFGGAAFFWTWPLVFAGQMLVALNFAQLAGWWPVSGAVFQWSSRLAGKSFGWLTGWTMIIGQILTVAVAAVAVQAVLPSIWAGFQIVGGSHADPTPTSGTGAENAVVLGCAMLAVTTAVTVLRVRVMAIVTSVGVGVEIVGVTALVALLFFLPKRSATVVFHHTGATFSGSYAFAWLASALMAAYVLVGFDAAGELSEETHAPRRTTPRTIVRAVLVSGLGGGLLILAGLIAAPSLTDGHLASQGLAWVVEQRFGAVVGRLLLCTVAVAVFACTLACQTAGSRMVYSMAREEALPGSKILARVSPRTGTPVVAGLVVGLGAVAALLVNIGQTALFTALSSLCIAMLYLAYLGVTGPLLYRRLSGWTAARSGDLDEDGQPVFTLGRWGVVLNAVAVLYQAAMVVNLLWPRTAVYDTTGHTWWLRWSAVLFIAATTAVGACYYAFTHRGHRGFAEVRLAAAEAA from the coding sequence ATGAAGCAGCAGCTGAACGTGCCCCCTCCCGCACAGCGCACCGACGCCACCGGCACCACCCACGCCGACGCCACCGGCGCCACCCACACCGACCGCACCGGTCCCGCCACTGATTCCACCGCCGAGGAGGTGGGCGCCCTGGCCGTCCTGGGCTACCGCCAGGAGCTGCGCCGGGGTGTCGGGACCTTCTCGTCTTTCGCCGCCGGTTTCTCCTTCGTCTCGATACTGACGACCGTCTTCCAGTTGTTCGGGCTCGGCTTCGGGTTCGGGGGCGCGGCGTTCTTCTGGACCTGGCCGCTGGTCTTCGCCGGGCAGATGCTCGTCGCGCTGAACTTCGCGCAGCTGGCCGGGTGGTGGCCGGTGTCCGGAGCCGTGTTCCAGTGGTCGAGCCGGCTGGCCGGGAAGTCCTTCGGCTGGCTCACCGGATGGACGATGATCATCGGGCAGATCCTCACCGTCGCCGTGGCCGCCGTCGCGGTGCAGGCGGTGCTGCCGAGCATCTGGGCCGGCTTCCAAATAGTCGGGGGCTCGCACGCCGACCCGACGCCCACGTCCGGCACCGGTGCTGAGAACGCCGTGGTGCTGGGCTGCGCGATGCTGGCCGTCACGACGGCGGTGACGGTCCTACGCGTGCGCGTCATGGCGATCGTCACCAGCGTCGGGGTCGGTGTGGAGATCGTCGGGGTCACGGCGTTGGTGGCGCTGCTGTTCTTCCTGCCGAAGCGGTCCGCGACCGTGGTGTTCCACCACACCGGCGCGACCTTCTCCGGGTCCTACGCGTTCGCCTGGCTCGCCTCGGCCCTCATGGCCGCCTACGTGCTGGTGGGCTTCGACGCCGCCGGCGAGCTGTCCGAGGAGACGCACGCGCCGCGCCGCACCACGCCCCGCACGATCGTGCGCGCGGTGCTCGTCTCGGGCCTCGGCGGAGGTCTGCTGATTCTCGCCGGGCTGATCGCCGCGCCGAGCCTGACCGACGGCCACCTCGCCTCGCAGGGCCTGGCCTGGGTGGTCGAGCAGCGGTTCGGTGCGGTGGTGGGCCGGCTGCTGCTGTGCACGGTCGCCGTCGCGGTGTTCGCCTGCACGCTCGCCTGCCAGACCGCCGGGTCGCGCATGGTGTACTCGATGGCGCGCGAAGAGGCGCTGCCCGGCTCGAAAATCCTGGCGCGCGTGTCGCCCAGGACCGGGACGCCGGTCGTGGCCGGCCTGGTCGTCGGCCTCGGCGCCGTCGCCGCGCTGCTGGTCAACATCGGCCAGACCGCGCTGTTCACGGCGTTGTCCAGCCTGTGCATCGCCATGCTCTACCTCGCCTACCTCGGCGTCACCGGACCGCTGCTGTACCGGCGTCTGTCCGGCTGGACCGCCGCGCGGTCCGGGGACCTGGACGAGGACGGCCAGCCGGTCTTCACCCTCGGGCGGTGGGGCGTCGTGCTCAACGCGGTGGCGGTCCTCTATCAGGCCGCGATGGTCGTGAACCTGTTGTGGCCCAGGACCGCGGTCTACGACACCACCGGGCACACCTGGTGGCTGCGCTGGTCCGCGGTCCTGTTCATCGCCGCGACCACGGCGGTCGGAGCCTGCTACTACGCCTTCACCCACCGCGGGCACCGCGGGTTCGCCGAGGTCCGGCTGGCCGCCGCCGAAGCAGCCTGA
- a CDS encoding alpha,alpha-trehalose-phosphate synthase (UDP-forming) yields the protein MTTGRAADFLVVANRLPVDVEQLEDGTQRWRSSPGGLVSALEPFLRDRKGAWVGWSGQADLDVASFDDDGLVMHPVRLSAAEVRDHYEGFSNATLWPLYHDVVVRPVFERAWWDSHVAVNRRFADAAAAAAAPGATVWVQDYQLQLVPAMLREQRPDLRIGFFLHIPFPPVELFMQLPWRSEIVRGLLGADVVGFQMPGGAQNFLWLTRKLLGLEPSKAAVHVRSHPGSVPYDGRQVKVGAFPISIDTAAFDELSRQSRTVERAQQIRTDLGNPRRLLLGVDRLDYTKGIDVRLRALRELLVTRQVDPESVAMVQLATPSRERVDQYKAMRRSIEEQVGRLNGEFGRVGRPIVHYLHQPVDREELVALYCAADVMVVTPLRDGMNLVCKEYVATRHDLDGALVLSEFAGAAAELTDAFLVNPHDLNSVAHALERALTMDPTEERSRMRAMHRQVMTHDVSRWAQSFLDFLEPTPMPSTNTTTPALDVTTLIRPTPLTAAATPQ from the coding sequence ATGACGACAGGGCGTGCCGCGGACTTTCTGGTGGTCGCGAATCGGCTGCCGGTTGATGTGGAACAACTTGAGGACGGGACTCAACGGTGGCGTTCGAGTCCTGGTGGTCTGGTCAGTGCGTTGGAGCCGTTTCTGCGCGACCGTAAGGGCGCCTGGGTCGGATGGTCCGGTCAGGCCGATCTGGATGTGGCATCCTTCGACGACGACGGCTTGGTGATGCATCCGGTGCGCCTGTCCGCTGCCGAGGTGCGGGACCACTACGAGGGTTTCTCCAACGCCACGCTCTGGCCGCTGTATCACGATGTCGTGGTGCGGCCGGTGTTCGAGCGGGCTTGGTGGGACAGCCATGTCGCGGTGAACCGGCGTTTCGCCGATGCCGCTGCCGCCGCGGCGGCGCCGGGGGCGACGGTATGGGTGCAGGACTACCAGCTCCAACTGGTTCCGGCCATGTTGCGGGAGCAGCGTCCTGATCTACGGATCGGGTTCTTCCTGCACATCCCGTTTCCGCCGGTCGAGCTGTTCATGCAGCTGCCATGGCGCAGCGAGATCGTCCGGGGACTGCTGGGCGCCGACGTGGTCGGCTTCCAGATGCCAGGCGGGGCGCAGAACTTCCTGTGGCTGACCCGCAAACTACTGGGCCTGGAACCGTCGAAGGCGGCGGTGCATGTCCGGAGCCACCCCGGGTCCGTCCCGTACGACGGCCGGCAGGTCAAGGTCGGAGCCTTCCCGATCTCCATCGATACCGCGGCCTTCGACGAACTCTCCCGGCAGTCCCGCACTGTCGAGCGTGCCCAGCAGATCCGTACGGACTTGGGGAATCCGCGCCGATTGTTGTTGGGAGTGGACCGGCTCGATTACACCAAGGGCATCGACGTACGGCTGCGGGCCTTGCGCGAGCTGCTGGTCACGCGCCAGGTGGACCCGGAGTCGGTGGCCATGGTCCAGCTGGCGACTCCGAGCCGGGAGCGCGTCGATCAGTACAAGGCGATGCGGCGCAGCATCGAGGAGCAGGTGGGGCGACTCAACGGCGAGTTCGGCCGGGTCGGCCGCCCGATCGTCCATTACCTGCACCAGCCGGTGGACCGCGAGGAGCTTGTCGCGCTGTATTGCGCGGCCGACGTCATGGTGGTCACACCCCTGCGAGACGGGATGAACCTGGTGTGCAAGGAGTACGTCGCCACCCGGCACGACCTCGACGGAGCATTGGTGTTGTCCGAGTTCGCGGGAGCGGCGGCCGAGCTGACCGACGCCTTCCTGGTGAACCCGCACGACCTGAACAGCGTCGCACACGCCCTGGAACGAGCGCTGACCATGGACCCAACCGAGGAGCGGTCACGGATGCGGGCCATGCACCGCCAGGTGATGACGCACGACGTGAGCCGGTGGGCGCAATCCTTCCTCGACTTCCTAGAGCCCACTCCGATGCCGTCGACGAACACGACGACACCAGCGCTCGACGTGACGACGTTGATCAGGCCGACGCCCTTGACCGCAGCGGCGACGCCACAGTAG
- a CDS encoding urea amidolyase associated protein UAAP2, producing the protein MMTTDSVLDWSSPLADGEIVRDDRVAPRASWSAVVPAGHVLTIVDVGGNQSADCLIFDAADPAERYSVPDTITWQGNVYVRTGTVLRSNLGSPLMTVVGNEIDRQDTIGGACSKESNTLRYGHHTAFHHACRENFLLEGAKHGLGARDLVSNLNWFMNVPVEADGSLGIVDGMSAPGKRVALRAEREVLVVVSNCPQMNNPCNAFDCTPLRMIVTAPSARTVEAAQTAEAVEAVEATA; encoded by the coding sequence ATGATGACGACCGACTCAGTGCTCGATTGGTCCAGCCCTTTGGCCGACGGCGAGATCGTCCGCGACGACCGCGTCGCCCCCCGCGCCTCCTGGTCGGCCGTGGTCCCGGCCGGCCACGTGCTGACGATCGTCGACGTGGGCGGCAACCAGTCGGCGGACTGCCTCATCTTCGATGCCGCTGACCCGGCCGAGCGCTACAGCGTTCCGGACACCATCACCTGGCAAGGGAACGTCTACGTGCGCACAGGCACAGTCCTGCGCTCCAATCTCGGCTCCCCGCTCATGACGGTCGTCGGCAACGAGATCGACCGGCAGGACACCATCGGCGGAGCCTGCTCGAAGGAGTCGAACACCCTGCGCTACGGCCACCACACCGCGTTCCACCACGCCTGCCGCGAGAACTTCCTGCTGGAAGGCGCCAAGCACGGTCTCGGCGCGCGCGACCTGGTCTCCAACCTGAACTGGTTCATGAACGTCCCGGTCGAGGCCGACGGCTCGCTGGGGATCGTCGACGGCATGAGCGCCCCGGGCAAGCGGGTCGCGCTGCGGGCCGAGCGCGAGGTGTTGGTCGTGGTCTCGAACTGTCCTCAGATGAACAATCCTTGCAACGCCTTCGACTGCACCCCGCTGCGGATGATCGTCACGGCGCCGTCCGCGCGGACCGTGGAAGCCGCGCAGACCGCGGAAGCCGTGGAAGCTGTGGAGGCGACCGCGTGA
- the uca gene encoding urea carboxylase, with translation MSARFDSVLIANRGEIARRVIRSARALGLRTVAVYSDADRAAPHVREADEAVRLGPAPARESYLRADAVVEAALRFGAAVHPGYGFLSENAGFARAVEAAGLVFVGPTPDQIEAFGAKHTARALAAEAGVPMLAGTGLLTGEQEAVAEALRIGLPVMLKATGGGGGIGMAACTSTEEVRQEFARVARLAESNFGAGGVFLERLVHPARHVEVQLFGDGAGRVAVFGDRDCSLQRRNQKVIEEAPAPNLPDHVRKLLHESARTLAEQVRYRSAGTVEFVYDPVREQASFLEVNTRLQVEHPVTEEVFGIDLVALMLRLARDGAAGLDEEMFGVRQPAGHCVEARVYAEDPGKGGAPSSGLVTSAVFPGQGTGPLAGIRVDGWVETGSEVSPYYDPMLAKVIAAGPSRDDALDVLREGLDASGVDGVVTNLGLLRALTDDPALRAATHSTSTLQSLTDPEPRIDVVVPGLQTTVQDLPGRTGLWSVGVPPSGPFDAVSHQEANLAVGNPAGAPALEATAAGPTLRFSADTVVAVTGAPVQVTVDGEPVPMWEPVQIAPGSTLAVGTVTGPGLRVYVAVRGGIDVPRYLGSASTFTLGGFGGHGGRALLAGDVLRPGSPDSAGRHRAFPAGEHLTRVGPPTPRHRRPAMTGTWEIAVTEGPHAAPEFFTRADIDTLYQSTYTVHHNSARTGVRLIGPRPQWARGDGGEAGLHPSNIHDTPYAVGALDFTGDTPIILGPDGPSLGGFVCPAVVASGDLWKLGQLRPGDGVRFVPVRESDAAALIDDRASTVVLLRGGDGDDGVLGRIEAADGRPGVTYRRDGNDNVLVEYGPMTLDIGLRMRVHALRQRLAEHGPRTGILDVTPGIRSLQVHTDAGVLGASQTAALLRELEETIPPTHELVVPSRTVRLPLSWDDPATRLAIERYMAGVRDDAPWTPWNIEFIRRINGLSDVEDVRRIVYDASYLVLGLGDVYLGAPVATPLDPRHRLVTTKYNPARTWTAENSVGIGGAYMCIYGMEGPGGYQFVGRTVQVWNRFRRGGLFREHPWALRFFDQIQWYPVSAEELLELRAETDAGRGDFETVEGEFSIADYERFLTREASSIAEFRATQARAFDEEKERWRASGEFDRQGGEPEIAGAGVGMSDTPAVPEGATVVSAPFLSTVWQVLVEPGATVATGEKVLAVEAMKMESAVLAPCSGLVLGVYAKPGDQVSAGQTLLMIAGAR, from the coding sequence GTGAGCGCCCGCTTCGACAGTGTCCTGATAGCCAACCGCGGCGAGATCGCCCGGCGGGTCATCCGCAGCGCCCGGGCCCTGGGCCTGCGCACCGTCGCGGTGTACTCCGACGCCGACCGCGCCGCACCGCACGTCAGGGAGGCCGACGAGGCAGTACGGCTCGGCCCGGCGCCCGCGCGGGAGAGCTACCTGCGGGCCGACGCCGTCGTGGAGGCGGCGCTCAGGTTCGGCGCGGCCGTCCACCCCGGTTACGGGTTCCTGTCCGAGAACGCCGGGTTCGCCCGCGCCGTCGAGGCCGCCGGCCTGGTCTTCGTGGGACCGACCCCCGACCAGATCGAGGCGTTCGGTGCCAAGCACACCGCGCGCGCTCTGGCCGCCGAGGCGGGGGTGCCGATGCTCGCCGGGACCGGCTTGCTCACCGGCGAGCAGGAGGCGGTCGCCGAGGCGCTCCGGATCGGCCTGCCGGTGATGCTGAAGGCGACCGGCGGCGGCGGCGGGATCGGGATGGCCGCGTGCACGAGCACCGAGGAGGTCCGGCAGGAGTTCGCGCGGGTCGCGCGGCTGGCCGAGTCGAACTTCGGCGCGGGCGGTGTTTTCCTGGAACGGCTGGTCCATCCGGCGCGGCACGTCGAGGTACAGCTGTTCGGCGACGGCGCCGGCCGGGTCGCGGTCTTCGGGGACCGCGACTGCTCGCTGCAGCGGCGCAATCAGAAGGTCATCGAGGAGGCTCCGGCTCCGAACCTGCCCGATCACGTGCGCAAGCTGCTGCACGAGTCCGCGCGCACGCTCGCCGAGCAGGTTCGCTACCGGTCGGCGGGCACGGTGGAGTTCGTCTACGACCCGGTGCGCGAACAGGCGTCGTTCCTGGAGGTCAACACCCGGCTCCAGGTCGAGCACCCGGTGACCGAGGAGGTCTTCGGCATCGATCTGGTCGCCCTGATGCTGCGCCTGGCCCGTGACGGCGCCGCGGGCCTGGACGAGGAGATGTTCGGCGTGCGGCAGCCGGCCGGCCACTGCGTCGAGGCCCGGGTCTACGCCGAGGATCCCGGCAAGGGCGGAGCGCCCAGCTCGGGGCTGGTCACCTCGGCCGTCTTCCCGGGGCAGGGCACCGGGCCGCTGGCCGGGATCCGGGTCGACGGCTGGGTGGAGACGGGATCGGAAGTCTCGCCGTACTACGACCCGATGCTCGCCAAGGTGATCGCCGCCGGGCCCAGCCGGGACGACGCGCTGGACGTGCTGCGGGAGGGTCTGGACGCCAGCGGGGTCGACGGCGTGGTCACGAACCTGGGGTTGCTCAGGGCCCTGACAGACGACCCGGCGCTGCGCGCGGCGACCCACTCGACCTCGACACTGCAGTCCCTCACCGATCCCGAACCGCGGATCGACGTGGTCGTCCCGGGCTTGCAGACCACTGTCCAGGACCTGCCGGGCCGCACCGGGCTGTGGTCGGTCGGCGTGCCGCCGAGCGGGCCGTTCGACGCCGTCTCGCACCAGGAGGCGAACCTCGCCGTCGGCAACCCGGCCGGCGCCCCGGCGCTGGAGGCCACCGCCGCCGGTCCCACGCTGCGGTTCTCGGCGGACACCGTCGTCGCCGTGACCGGGGCGCCGGTTCAGGTCACCGTGGACGGCGAGCCGGTGCCGATGTGGGAGCCGGTCCAGATCGCCCCCGGCTCGACGCTCGCCGTCGGCACGGTGACCGGTCCCGGGCTGCGGGTCTACGTGGCCGTGCGGGGCGGGATCGACGTCCCGCGCTATCTGGGCAGCGCCTCGACCTTCACCCTGGGCGGATTCGGCGGCCACGGCGGCCGGGCGCTGCTGGCCGGCGACGTGCTCCGGCCCGGATCGCCGGATTCCGCCGGGCGCCACCGGGCCTTCCCGGCCGGCGAGCACCTCACGCGCGTCGGCCCGCCGACCCCGCGGCACCGCCGGCCTGCCATGACCGGTACCTGGGAGATCGCCGTCACCGAGGGACCGCACGCCGCGCCGGAGTTCTTCACCCGCGCGGACATCGACACGCTGTATCAGAGCACGTATACGGTCCACCACAACTCGGCGCGCACCGGAGTGCGGCTGATCGGTCCGCGCCCGCAGTGGGCCCGCGGCGACGGCGGCGAGGCGGGTCTGCACCCCTCGAACATCCACGACACCCCGTACGCGGTCGGAGCCCTGGACTTCACCGGCGACACGCCGATCATTCTCGGCCCGGACGGCCCGAGCCTGGGCGGCTTCGTGTGTCCGGCGGTGGTGGCCAGTGGCGATCTGTGGAAGCTCGGACAGCTCCGACCCGGCGACGGCGTCCGGTTCGTCCCCGTCCGGGAGAGCGACGCCGCCGCGCTGATCGACGATCGCGCCTCGACCGTCGTCCTGCTGCGCGGCGGCGACGGCGACGACGGCGTCCTGGGCCGGATCGAAGCCGCCGACGGCCGCCCGGGCGTGACCTACCGCCGCGACGGGAATGACAACGTGCTGGTCGAGTACGGTCCCATGACGCTCGACATCGGGCTGCGGATGCGGGTCCACGCGCTGCGGCAGCGCCTGGCCGAGCACGGGCCGAGGACCGGGATCCTCGATGTCACACCGGGCATCAGGTCCCTGCAGGTCCACACCGACGCCGGTGTGTTGGGCGCCTCGCAGACGGCGGCGCTGCTGCGCGAGTTGGAGGAGACGATCCCGCCGACGCACGAGCTGGTCGTGCCGTCCCGGACGGTGCGACTGCCGCTGTCCTGGGACGATCCGGCGACCCGGCTGGCGATCGAGCGGTACATGGCCGGCGTCCGGGACGACGCGCCGTGGACGCCGTGGAACATCGAGTTCATCCGGCGTATCAATGGTCTGTCGGACGTCGAAGACGTGCGGCGCATCGTCTATGACGCCTCCTACCTGGTCCTGGGACTCGGTGACGTCTACCTCGGCGCACCGGTCGCCACCCCGCTGGACCCCAGGCACCGCCTGGTGACGACGAAGTACAACCCGGCGCGCACCTGGACGGCCGAGAACTCCGTCGGCATCGGGGGCGCGTACATGTGCATCTACGGCATGGAGGGCCCCGGCGGTTACCAATTCGTCGGACGCACCGTCCAGGTGTGGAACCGCTTCCGGCGCGGCGGGCTGTTCCGGGAGCACCCCTGGGCGCTGCGGTTCTTCGACCAGATCCAGTGGTACCCGGTCTCCGCCGAGGAGTTGCTGGAGCTGCGGGCCGAGACCGACGCCGGGCGGGGAGACTTCGAGACCGTCGAGGGCGAGTTCTCGATCGCCGACTACGAGCGGTTCTTGACACGCGAGGCGAGCTCGATCGCCGAGTTCCGCGCGACACAGGCCCGCGCGTTCGACGAGGAGAAGGAGCGGTGGCGCGCGTCCGGGGAGTTCGACCGGCAGGGCGGCGAGCCGGAGATCGCCGGCGCGGGCGTCGGAATGTCCGATACCCCGGCGGTGCCGGAGGGCGCGACCGTGGTGTCGGCGCCGTTCCTGTCGACGGTGTGGCAGGTGCTGGTGGAACCGGGCGCGACGGTCGCCACGGGGGAGAAGGTCTTGGCCGTGGAGGCGATGAAGATGGAGTCGGCGGTGCTCGCTCCGTGCTCGGGGCTGGTGCTCGGGGTCTATGCCAAGCCGGGCGACCAAGTGTCGGCCGGGCAGACGCTGCTGATGATCGCCGGCGCCCGGTGA
- a CDS encoding urea amidolyase associated protein UAAP1 codes for MDTVFAARQDARAQDGGIAEAMPYLPAASSPFVPDGVPAEALTWAEAVAPGGYTHRVVARGTRIRLDDPTGEACAHLFLLRADAPHERLNVADTVKIPWQAYLGAGHPLLSGDGRVLATIAVDTSTRHDAFCGTSSDAWNTAKYGDARAESPTPSGQSLLTLAAAKHGLTWRDLGPGISLFQGVQVEADGAVSWRGSAGAGAAVELVAELPLIVLIADVPHPLDPRAQYVVGPLRVHAWRSTPTGPGDPAFTSSPERTRAYLNTIDDVEARG; via the coding sequence ATGGACACCGTCTTCGCAGCCCGGCAGGATGCCCGCGCCCAAGACGGCGGGATCGCCGAGGCGATGCCCTACCTCCCCGCCGCCAGCTCGCCCTTCGTGCCCGACGGCGTTCCGGCCGAGGCGTTGACGTGGGCTGAGGCGGTCGCGCCCGGCGGCTACACCCACCGTGTGGTGGCTCGCGGCACGCGGATCCGCCTGGACGATCCCACCGGCGAGGCCTGCGCCCACCTGTTCCTGCTGCGCGCGGACGCACCCCATGAGCGGCTCAACGTCGCCGACACGGTGAAGATCCCCTGGCAGGCGTACCTCGGAGCCGGCCATCCCCTGCTCTCCGGGGACGGCCGGGTCCTGGCGACCATCGCGGTGGACACCTCGACGCGCCACGACGCCTTCTGCGGGACCTCCTCAGACGCCTGGAACACCGCCAAGTACGGTGACGCGCGGGCCGAGAGCCCGACGCCGTCGGGACAGAGCCTGCTCACGCTCGCGGCGGCGAAGCACGGCCTGACCTGGCGCGACCTGGGCCCTGGCATCTCGCTCTTCCAGGGCGTCCAGGTCGAAGCCGACGGTGCCGTGAGCTGGCGGGGCTCCGCCGGCGCCGGCGCCGCCGTCGAACTCGTCGCCGAGCTGCCGCTGATCGTGCTGATCGCCGACGTCCCCCATCCCCTGGATCCGCGCGCGCAGTACGTCGTCGGACCGCTGCGTGTCCACGCCTGGCGGTCCACTCCCACCGGACCCGGCGATCCGGCGTTCACTTCGAGCCCGGAACGGACTCGCGCATATCTGAACACCATCGACGATGTGGAGGCCCGCGGATGA
- a CDS encoding LacI family DNA-binding transcriptional regulator gives MNRPAKRATIAEIAARAGVSIGAVSYALNGRPGVSEQTRKRILEIADELGWRPSLAARSLSGARAHSVGLIIARTADTLGVEPFYMRFIAGLERELSEQRVALLLQVVEDHDAAIEAMRLAWAERRIDGIVVTDLWTEDTRIPVLTELRIPAVLASQPRPDAPTTRLGTVWKDEAAAVDASVDYLVALGHRTIARVAGLPTLEHTQLRIVAFREAMARQGLPEPPIIETDYSAEEGAQATRTLLSRRDRPTAILYDNDVMAVAALNVAQEMGISVPGDLSIAAGDDSQLCVLVRPGLTALSWDIQAYGRNTARVLLEMIEGGPPRSFQQSTARLLVRASTGPPPRG, from the coding sequence GTGAACCGACCGGCGAAGCGGGCGACGATCGCCGAGATCGCGGCGCGCGCGGGCGTGTCGATCGGCGCCGTGTCCTACGCGCTCAACGGCCGCCCCGGCGTGTCCGAGCAGACGCGCAAACGCATCCTGGAGATCGCCGACGAGTTGGGCTGGCGGCCGAGCCTGGCCGCCAGATCGCTGTCAGGCGCCCGGGCACACAGCGTCGGCCTGATCATCGCCCGCACCGCCGACACCCTCGGCGTCGAACCGTTCTACATGCGCTTCATCGCAGGTCTGGAGCGCGAACTGTCCGAACAACGCGTCGCCCTGCTCCTGCAAGTGGTCGAGGACCACGACGCCGCCATCGAGGCGATGCGCCTGGCCTGGGCCGAGCGCCGCATCGACGGCATCGTGGTCACCGACCTGTGGACCGAGGACACCCGCATCCCGGTCCTGACCGAACTGCGCATCCCCGCCGTCCTCGCCAGCCAGCCCCGCCCCGACGCCCCCACCACCCGCCTCGGCACCGTCTGGAAGGACGAAGCAGCCGCAGTCGACGCATCAGTCGACTACCTGGTAGCCCTAGGCCACCGCACCATAGCCCGCGTCGCAGGCCTTCCGACCTTGGAACACACCCAGCTCCGCATCGTGGCCTTCCGCGAAGCCATGGCCCGCCAAGGCCTCCCCGAACCACCCATCATCGAAACCGACTACAGCGCCGAAGAAGGAGCCCAAGCAACCCGCACCCTCCTGTCCCGCCGCGACCGCCCCACCGCCATCCTCTACGACAACGACGTCATGGCGGTGGCCGCCCTCAACGTGGCCCAGGAGATGGGCATCTCAGTACCCGGAGACCTCTCGATAGCCGCCGGCGACGACTCCCAACTGTGCGTCCTGGTACGCCCCGGACTCACAGCCCTGTCCTGGGACATCCAGGCCTACGGCAGGAACACCGCCCGCGTCCTGCTGGAGATGATCGAAGGCGGCCCACCGCGCTCCTTCCAGCAGAGCACGGCCCGGCTGCTCGTCCGCGCGAGCACCGGTCCGCCGCCGCGAGGGTGA